The nucleotide window TTAGATCACCAAAAATAAAAATTAAGCACAGCGAATGTCATTGCCTTTATATTCGCCTTTGACTGCAAGGTTGTTAACGACTTCTACGAGATCTACCACCTTTATTGGAATTCCCTGCTCTTCAGCCATCTGCTTGAGATGATACTTGCAGAATGGACAGCAGGAAATAAGATACTCTGCGCCAGTTTCCTTTGCCTCCTCAATCCTGTTTTTGCCGATGGCTCCCGCAAGATCCTTGAACTGCGACTTTACTCCTCCACCAGAACCACAGCAGAACGATTCTCCTCTATTCCTCTCCATTTCAACCAATTCTGCACCTATTGCCTTTATCACTTCTCTTGGCTCCTCATAAACTTTCGTATGCCTTCCAAGGTGGCATGGATCGTGATACGTCACCTTTGCTGTCAACTTCTGCGGAGTAATCTTTCCCTCTTTTATTAGCTTGTTCACAAGCTGTGATGTGTGCATAACTTCGAAATTCCACTCCAAGCCAAGCTCCTTTGCGATCTTTGGATAATCTATTAGTATTGTTCTGTAGCATCCCGCACAGCTTGAAACGATTGTCTTCACACCTCTCTTCTTCCACTCATTATAGTTCTTTTTGAATAACTCGTAAGCCAAATCTCTTTGCCCAGTTCTGAGGAATGGCGATCCACAGCAATACTCATCCTTGCCCGCATATGCAAATTTAAGCCCCGCTTTATTGAATAAGTCAACAGTGTTCTTTGCAAGCTCAACCGCTCTGAAGCTTCCTGTGCATCCCG belongs to Archaeoglobaceae archaeon and includes:
- a CDS encoding (Fe-S)-binding protein, translating into MKLEKELNDMVTACAQCFYCRVCPAFQTLKWESVSPRGRVYMLKGLLKKKIKLEPQLVEDFYKCTTCGACEEQCQTALKLVELWEAARHEFVKEGLAPLAVHKKLRELAQKTDNPYGEPKEKREEWIKGYKYEDKAEIMYFAGCTGSFRAVELAKNTVDLFNKAGLKFAYAGKDEYCCGSPFLRTGQRDLAYELFKKNYNEWKKRGVKTIVSSCAGCYRTILIDYPKIAKELGLEWNFEVMHTSQLVNKLIKEGKITPQKLTAKVTYHDPCHLGRHTKVYEEPREVIKAIGAELVEMERNRGESFCCGSGGGVKSQFKDLAGAIGKNRIEEAKETGAEYLISCCPFCKYHLKQMAEEQGIPIKVVDLVEVVNNLAVKGEYKGNDIRCA